Proteins encoded together in one Treponema primitia ZAS-1 window:
- a CDS encoding P-II family nitrogen regulator, whose product MIDSNGVRIPLLKCVIFIVDWTKARVVTDICEQEKVRFHYIVKGRGTASSDILDLLGIGSTEKAVIMCLEQDVGVAPLLKEVTKKIGLHNPGAGISFTLPLSGINQPILQVFKVSIEKNFKISLEAEAEKVISETKFDLIVSVVNQGYSDEFMAVAREAGATGGTVINARGIVHQGPVKFFGISVQDEKEIITILSTREKKAPIMQAVSQAFGISSKAGGIIFSLPVDGVAGLDLK is encoded by the coding sequence ATGATAGATAGTAATGGGGTAAGAATACCCCTGTTAAAATGTGTAATCTTTATCGTTGACTGGACTAAGGCCCGGGTGGTTACGGATATTTGTGAGCAGGAAAAGGTCCGGTTCCACTATATCGTTAAGGGCCGGGGTACCGCCAGTTCTGATATCCTGGACCTTTTGGGAATAGGTAGTACCGAGAAAGCGGTGATCATGTGTCTGGAACAGGATGTTGGGGTAGCGCCGCTTTTGAAGGAGGTTACCAAGAAGATTGGTCTCCACAACCCCGGCGCCGGGATTTCTTTTACCCTTCCTCTTTCGGGGATAAATCAGCCTATTTTGCAGGTTTTTAAGGTAAGTATAGAGAAGAACTTTAAAATTTCGTTAGAAGCGGAGGCGGAGAAAGTGATTTCCGAAACTAAATTCGATTTGATAGTGTCGGTGGTAAACCAGGGTTATAGCGATGAATTTATGGCCGTGGCCCGGGAAGCCGGGGCCACCGGCGGTACCGTGATTAATGCCCGCGGTATCGTTCATCAGGGGCCGGTTAAATTTTTCGGTATCTCCGTTCAGGACGAAAAAGAAATTATCACCATCCTGTCCACCCGTGAAAAGAAGGCGCCGATCATGCAGGCGGTAAGCCAGGCCTTTGGCATTTCCTCAAAAGCGGGGGGGATCATCTTTTCTCTGCCCGTGGATGGCGTGGCCGGCCTTGATTTAAAATAA
- a CDS encoding DUF1538 domain-containing protein yields the protein MNKILKEKIREAYSSVLPISVIVLVASVVLVPMPTGTILMFIVGAALLIVGMGFFTLGADMSMMPMGEGIGVQLTKTTKLILTLVICFFMGLIITIAEPDLQVLAAQVPAVPPLQLILAVAIGVGLFLALAIFRILFKIRLSVLLLIFYGILFAVIIFIPMIPRYSFLTDFIPVAFDSGGVTTGPMTVPFILAMGVGVASVRSDRNSQDDSFGLVALCSIGPILMVLLLGVFFRPSGADVAIFAIPEVNTSRDVIKHFAIEFPRYTEDVFLALAAIVVFFIIFQLVSNRYKKHQIGRILIGFLYTFIGLVVFLTGVNVGFIPVGHFLGEQLASSPFKWILVPLSILIGYYIVAAEPAVHVLNKQVEEISQGTIPQKAMKQGLSIGMAAALGITMVRILVGIPIMYILVPGYVLALALTFFVPKIFTGIAFDSGGVCSGPMTSTFLLPLAMGTCQGVGGDLMKDAFGIVAMIAMTPLIVIQIMGLLYGHKIRTATKRAAAQALDSTGAGEIVEYGVEGSSNDR from the coding sequence CTGATGTTCATAGTCGGCGCGGCCCTGCTTATCGTGGGAATGGGGTTTTTTACTCTTGGGGCGGATATGTCCATGATGCCCATGGGGGAAGGTATAGGGGTTCAGCTTACCAAGACCACTAAACTGATCCTGACCTTGGTTATCTGCTTTTTCATGGGGCTCATCATCACCATCGCCGAGCCGGACCTTCAAGTCTTGGCCGCCCAGGTACCTGCGGTTCCTCCACTACAGCTGATTTTGGCCGTTGCCATCGGGGTGGGGTTATTCCTGGCCTTGGCGATATTCCGTATCCTTTTTAAGATACGGCTTTCGGTGTTGCTCTTAATTTTTTACGGCATTTTGTTTGCGGTTATTATTTTTATCCCCATGATCCCCCGGTACAGCTTCCTGACCGACTTTATCCCCGTGGCCTTTGACTCCGGAGGGGTTACCACGGGCCCCATGACCGTACCCTTCATCCTGGCCATGGGTGTCGGCGTCGCCTCGGTACGGAGCGACAGGAACTCCCAGGACGACAGCTTTGGTCTGGTAGCCCTTTGCAGTATCGGCCCGATTCTGATGGTCCTTTTACTGGGGGTCTTCTTCAGGCCCAGCGGGGCGGATGTGGCGATCTTCGCCATTCCCGAGGTTAATACCTCCCGGGATGTGATCAAACACTTCGCCATTGAATTTCCCCGCTATACCGAGGATGTGTTCCTGGCCCTGGCGGCTATCGTGGTGTTCTTTATTATTTTCCAGCTTGTTTCCAACCGGTATAAAAAACACCAGATCGGCCGTATCCTTATCGGGTTTCTGTACACCTTCATCGGCCTGGTGGTATTCCTAACCGGGGTCAATGTAGGCTTTATCCCCGTGGGCCATTTCCTGGGGGAACAGTTGGCTTCCTCCCCTTTTAAGTGGATTCTGGTTCCCCTGAGCATTCTGATCGGGTACTATATCGTGGCGGCGGAACCTGCGGTCCATGTGTTGAATAAACAGGTCGAGGAGATTTCCCAGGGTACCATACCCCAAAAGGCCATGAAACAGGGGCTCTCCATCGGCATGGCCGCCGCCCTGGGTATCACCATGGTCCGTATCCTGGTGGGGATACCCATCATGTATATCCTGGTTCCCGGCTATGTCCTGGCCCTGGCCCTTACGTTCTTTGTTCCCAAGATTTTTACCGGTATTGCCTTTGACTCCGGCGGCGTGTGTTCCGGCCCCATGACCTCTACCTTCCTGCTGCCCCTGGCCATGGGGACCTGCCAGGGCGTTGGGGGGGACCTGATGAAAGATGCCTTCGGTATCGTTGCCATGATTGCCATGACCCCCCTGATTGTTATACAGATCATGGGATTGCTTTACGGCCATAAGATCAGGACCGCGACGAAACGTGCGGCAGCACAGGCCCTGGATAGCACCGGAGCCGGAGAGATTGTTGAATACGGAGTGGAGGGATCCTCTAATGATAGATAG